In one window of Rhodopseudomonas palustris HaA2 DNA:
- the thrS gene encoding threonine--tRNA ligase: MTDKTPAPPASGFQFTLSNLKPAVSAEQVTVTFPDGKTRDYPRGTTGLDIAKGISPSLAKRTVAMALNGVLTDLADPIEENAAIDFVARDDARALELIRHDCAHVLAEAVQSLWPGTQVTIGPTIENGFYYDFFRNEPFTPEDFGAIEKKMREIIQRDKPFTKEIWSRDETKKVFADNGEMFKVELVDAIPADQTIKIYKQGDWFDLCRGPHMTSTGKIGTAFKLMKVAGAYWRGDSNNPMLTRIYGTAFAKQDDLDAYLKQIEEAEKRDHRKLGRELDLFHFQEEGPGVVFWHAKGWSIFQSLVGYMRRRLAGDYDEVNAPQILDKVLWETSGHWEWYRENMFAAQSAGEDAEDKRWFALKPMNCPGHVQIFKHGLKSYRDLPLRMAEFGVVHRYEPSGAMHGLMRVRGFTQDDAHVFCTEAQLADECMKINDLIMSTYSDFGFDGELTVKLSTRPDKRVGTDEMWDHAERVMATVLSEIKAQGSNRIKTEINPGEGAFYGPKFEYVLRDAIGRDWQCGTTQVDFNLPERFGAFYIDADGAKKAPVMVHRAICGSMERFIGILIEHFAGNFPLWLAPVQLVVATITSEGDEYAKQVVAAARRAGLRVDIDLRNEKINLKVREHSLAKVPALLVVGKKEAETHSVSVRRLGSDGQTVMPTAEAIAALVDEATPPDVRRMRAQAA, encoded by the coding sequence ATGACCGACAAGACCCCTGCCCCGCCGGCCTCCGGCTTTCAATTCACCCTCTCCAATCTCAAGCCGGCGGTGAGCGCCGAACAGGTCACCGTGACCTTCCCGGACGGCAAGACCCGCGACTATCCGCGCGGCACCACCGGGCTCGACATCGCCAAGGGAATTTCGCCGTCGCTGGCCAAGCGCACCGTGGCGATGGCGCTGAACGGCGTGCTGACCGACCTCGCCGATCCGATCGAGGAAAACGCCGCGATCGATTTCGTCGCCCGCGACGATGCCCGCGCGCTGGAGCTGATCCGGCACGATTGCGCCCATGTGCTGGCCGAAGCGGTGCAGAGCCTGTGGCCGGGCACCCAGGTGACGATCGGCCCGACCATCGAGAACGGGTTCTACTACGACTTCTTCCGCAACGAGCCGTTCACGCCTGAGGATTTCGGCGCGATCGAGAAGAAGATGCGCGAGATCATCCAGCGCGACAAACCCTTCACCAAGGAAATCTGGAGCCGCGACGAGACCAAGAAGGTGTTCGCCGACAATGGCGAGATGTTCAAGGTCGAGCTGGTGGATGCGATCCCCGCCGACCAGACCATCAAGATCTACAAGCAGGGCGACTGGTTCGACCTGTGCCGCGGCCCGCACATGACCTCGACCGGCAAGATCGGCACCGCCTTCAAGCTGATGAAGGTGGCCGGCGCGTATTGGCGCGGCGACAGCAACAACCCGATGCTGACCCGGATCTACGGCACCGCCTTCGCCAAGCAGGACGACCTCGACGCGTATCTGAAGCAGATCGAGGAAGCCGAGAAGCGCGACCACCGCAAGCTCGGCCGCGAACTCGACCTGTTCCACTTCCAGGAGGAAGGCCCCGGCGTGGTGTTCTGGCATGCCAAGGGCTGGAGCATCTTCCAGTCGCTGGTCGGCTATATGCGCCGCCGCCTCGCCGGCGACTACGACGAGGTCAACGCGCCGCAGATCCTCGACAAGGTGCTGTGGGAGACCTCCGGGCACTGGGAGTGGTACCGCGAGAACATGTTCGCGGCGCAATCCGCCGGCGAGGACGCCGAGGACAAGCGCTGGTTCGCGCTGAAGCCGATGAACTGCCCGGGCCACGTCCAGATCTTCAAGCACGGCCTGAAGAGCTATCGCGACCTGCCGCTGCGCATGGCCGAATTCGGCGTGGTGCATCGCTACGAGCCGTCCGGCGCGATGCATGGGCTGATGCGGGTGCGCGGCTTCACCCAGGACGACGCCCATGTGTTCTGCACCGAGGCGCAGCTCGCCGACGAGTGCATGAAGATCAACGACCTGATCATGTCGACCTACTCCGACTTCGGCTTCGACGGCGAACTCACCGTCAAGCTCTCGACCCGGCCGGACAAGCGCGTCGGCACCGACGAGATGTGGGATCACGCCGAGCGGGTGATGGCCACCGTGCTCAGCGAGATCAAGGCGCAGGGTAGTAACCGGATCAAGACCGAGATCAATCCGGGCGAAGGCGCGTTCTACGGGCCGAAATTCGAATACGTGCTGCGCGACGCGATCGGCCGCGACTGGCAATGCGGCACCACGCAGGTCGACTTCAACCTGCCGGAACGCTTCGGCGCGTTCTACATCGACGCCGACGGCGCCAAGAAGGCGCCGGTGATGGTGCACCGCGCAATCTGCGGCTCGATGGAGCGCTTCATCGGCATCCTGATCGAGCACTTCGCCGGCAATTTCCCGCTGTGGCTGGCGCCGGTGCAGCTGGTGGTCGCGACCATTACTTCCGAGGGCGATGAGTACGCCAAGCAGGTGGTCGCCGCGGCGCGGCGCGCGGGACTACGCGTCGACATCGATTTGCGCAACGAGAAGATCAACCTCAAGGTGCGCGAGCATTCGCTGGCCAAGGTCCCGGCGCTGCTCGTCGTCGGCAAGAAGGAAGCCGAGACGCATTCGGTCTCGGTGCGACGGCTCGGCAGCGACGGCCAGACGGTGATGCCGACCGCCGAGGCGATCGCCGCTTTGGTGGACGAAGCGACGCCGCCGGACGTGCGGCGGATGCGAGCGCAGGCGGCGTGA